In Carassius auratus strain Wakin chromosome 49, ASM336829v1, whole genome shotgun sequence, one DNA window encodes the following:
- the LOC113066309 gene encoding zinc finger protein ZIC 4-like isoform X2: MSVDALGSPVMDPAFSKRNTTLRLVDLAGAHHHHHHHHHTPQSVTGFPGFSSHPHSMAHSHPGEMTAEPRLGPSPFGPEHMGHSAALKISPTHHYPHHHHHHNHHIAGHSEVVSSQTGAFGPVQAATVPYSMSHTAQALSAGSYPGHYGHHPDPGNHTLFPGLHHEQASTGAPGGQALNGQIRLGIPAEMYVRSDHLSQVASSRADPFAASPLHGYGGLNLNMNLGAHHHHGAGAFFRYMRQPIKQELICKWQEPEHSAKKRCSKTYSTMHELVTHVTVEHVGGPEQANHICFWEECPREGKPFKAKYKLVNHIRVHTGEKPFPCPFPGCGKVFARSENLKIHKRTHTGEKPFKCEFDGCDRRFANSSDRKKHSHVHTSDKPYNCKVRGCDKSYTHPSSLRKHMKVHCKSPPPSSGYESSTPSLVSPSSDLGREPAPSALSEPLSSSSQPANLSEWYVCHSSGASGPQTPPSGASTPGHAEGPAYGNPERRDAF, encoded by the exons ATGAGCGTGGATGCTTTGGGAAGCCCTGTGATGGACCCCGCGTTTTCCAAACGGAACACGACGCTGAGATTAGTTGACTTGGCAGGGGCTcaccaccatcaccatcatcaccaccataCCCCTCAGAGCGTGACAGGCTTCCCGGGGTTCAGCAGCCATCCACACTCAATGGCTCACTCGCACCCTGGGGAGATGACTGCGGAACCCCGCCTGGGGCCGAGTCCATTCGGGCCAGAACACATGGGGCACTCCGCGGCCCTCAAAATCAGCCCAACCCATCATTATCcccaccaccatcaccaccacaATCATCATATTGCAGGCCACAGTGAAGTGGTCTCCAGTCAAACGGGAGCTTTTGGCCCGGTGCAGGCGGCAACGGTCCCGTACTCTATGTCTCACACGGCCCAGGCGCTATCCGCAG GTAGCTATCCGGGACACTATGGTCATCACCCCGACCCTGGGAACCATACGCTCTTCCCTGGACTTCATCACGAGCAGGCATCTACCGGAGCACCAGGTGGCCAAGCCTTGAACGGACAAATAAGGTTAGGAATACCTGCCGAAATGTACGTTCGTTCTGATCATTTGAGTCAAGTAGCGAGCTCCAGGGCAGACCCGTTTGCTGCTTCTCCTCTGCACGGATACGGCGGGCTGAATCTGAACATGAATCTCGGCGCACATCACCACCACGGAGCTGGCGCGTTTTTCCGTTACATGAGGCAGCCGATCAAGCAAGAGCTCATCTGCAAGTGGCAGGAGCCCGAGCACTCGGCGAAGAAACGTTGCTCCAAAACTTACAGCACCATGCACGAGCTAGTGACACATGTGACGGTGGAGCACGTCGGAGGACCGGAGCAAGCGAACCATATCTGTTTTTGGGAAGAGTGTCCACGAGAGGGGAAGCCGTTTAAAGCAAAGTACAAACTTGTGAATCACATCAGAGTGCACACCGGGGAGAAACCGTTTCCGTGTCCGTTCCCCGGCTGTGGAAAAGTATTTGCCCGATCGGAAAACTTGAAAATACACAAGAGGACGCACACAG GTGAAAAGCCTTTCAAATGCGAGTTTGACGGCTGTGACCGACGGTTCGCCAACAGCAGTGACCGGAAAAAGCATTCCCACGTACACACTAGCGATAAGCCGTACAACTGCAAAGTCAGAGGTTGTGACAAATCGTACACGCATCCCAGCTCATTGAGAAAACACATGAAGGTGCACTGCAAGTCTCCACCTCCGAGTTCTGGTTACGAATCATCGACTCCATCTCTCGTTTCTCCTTCATCGGACTTGGGAAGGGAGCCAGCTCCCTCTGCGCTCTCCGAGCCCCTCTCATCATCGTCCCAGCCGGCCAATTTAAGCGAATGGTACGTGTGTCACAGCTCCGGTGCCAGTGGCCCTCAGACCCCACCCAGCGGTGCATCCACACCGGGCCATGCAGAGGGGCCAGCGTACGGCAATCCTGAACGGAGGGACGCCTTCTAG
- the LOC113066309 gene encoding zinc finger protein ZIC 4-like isoform X3, whose amino-acid sequence MFCLKDIFFINETGRCLQQVKHGSYPGHYGHHPDPGNHTLFPGLHHEQASTGAPGGQALNGQIRLGIPAEMYVRSDHLSQVASSRADPFAASPLHGYGGLNLNMNLGAHHHHGAGAFFRYMRQPIKQELICKWQEPEHSAKKRCSKTYSTMHELVTHVTVEHVGGPEQANHICFWEECPREGKPFKAKYKLVNHIRVHTGEKPFPCPFPGCGKVFARSENLKIHKRTHTGEKPFKCEFDGCDRRFANSSDRKKHSHVHTSDKPYNCKVRGCDKSYTHPSSLRKHMKVHCKSPPPSSGYESSTPSLVSPSSDLGREPAPSALSEPLSSSSQPANLSEWYVCHSSGASGPQTPPSGASTPGHAEGPAYGNPERRDAF is encoded by the exons GTAGCTATCCGGGACACTATGGTCATCACCCCGACCCTGGGAACCATACGCTCTTCCCTGGACTTCATCACGAGCAGGCATCTACCGGAGCACCAGGTGGCCAAGCCTTGAACGGACAAATAAGGTTAGGAATACCTGCCGAAATGTACGTTCGTTCTGATCATTTGAGTCAAGTAGCGAGCTCCAGGGCAGACCCGTTTGCTGCTTCTCCTCTGCACGGATACGGCGGGCTGAATCTGAACATGAATCTCGGCGCACATCACCACCACGGAGCTGGCGCGTTTTTCCGTTACATGAGGCAGCCGATCAAGCAAGAGCTCATCTGCAAGTGGCAGGAGCCCGAGCACTCGGCGAAGAAACGTTGCTCCAAAACTTACAGCACCATGCACGAGCTAGTGACACATGTGACGGTGGAGCACGTCGGAGGACCGGAGCAAGCGAACCATATCTGTTTTTGGGAAGAGTGTCCACGAGAGGGGAAGCCGTTTAAAGCAAAGTACAAACTTGTGAATCACATCAGAGTGCACACCGGGGAGAAACCGTTTCCGTGTCCGTTCCCCGGCTGTGGAAAAGTATTTGCCCGATCGGAAAACTTGAAAATACACAAGAGGACGCACACAG GTGAAAAGCCTTTCAAATGCGAGTTTGACGGCTGTGACCGACGGTTCGCCAACAGCAGTGACCGGAAAAAGCATTCCCACGTACACACTAGCGATAAGCCGTACAACTGCAAAGTCAGAGGTTGTGACAAATCGTACACGCATCCCAGCTCATTGAGAAAACACATGAAGGTGCACTGCAAGTCTCCACCTCCGAGTTCTGGTTACGAATCATCGACTCCATCTCTCGTTTCTCCTTCATCGGACTTGGGAAGGGAGCCAGCTCCCTCTGCGCTCTCCGAGCCCCTCTCATCATCGTCCCAGCCGGCCAATTTAAGCGAATGGTACGTGTGTCACAGCTCCGGTGCCAGTGGCCCTCAGACCCCACCCAGCGGTGCATCCACACCGGGCCATGCAGAGGGGCCAGCGTACGGCAATCCTGAACGGAGGGACGCCTTCTAG
- the LOC113066309 gene encoding zinc finger protein ZIC 4-like isoform X1: MSVDALGSPVMDPAFSKRNTTLRLVDLAGAHHHHHHHHHTPQSVTGFPGFSSHPHSMAHSHPGEMTAEPRLGPSPFGPEHMGHSAALKISPTHHYPHHHHHHNHHIAGHSEVVSSQTGAFGPVQAATVPYSMSHTAQALSAGRDFLIRRDLTAQAMPVLTDQTSGSASHHGMFVSTTGSYPGHYGHHPDPGNHTLFPGLHHEQASTGAPGGQALNGQIRLGIPAEMYVRSDHLSQVASSRADPFAASPLHGYGGLNLNMNLGAHHHHGAGAFFRYMRQPIKQELICKWQEPEHSAKKRCSKTYSTMHELVTHVTVEHVGGPEQANHICFWEECPREGKPFKAKYKLVNHIRVHTGEKPFPCPFPGCGKVFARSENLKIHKRTHTGEKPFKCEFDGCDRRFANSSDRKKHSHVHTSDKPYNCKVRGCDKSYTHPSSLRKHMKVHCKSPPPSSGYESSTPSLVSPSSDLGREPAPSALSEPLSSSSQPANLSEWYVCHSSGASGPQTPPSGASTPGHAEGPAYGNPERRDAF; this comes from the exons ATGAGCGTGGATGCTTTGGGAAGCCCTGTGATGGACCCCGCGTTTTCCAAACGGAACACGACGCTGAGATTAGTTGACTTGGCAGGGGCTcaccaccatcaccatcatcaccaccataCCCCTCAGAGCGTGACAGGCTTCCCGGGGTTCAGCAGCCATCCACACTCAATGGCTCACTCGCACCCTGGGGAGATGACTGCGGAACCCCGCCTGGGGCCGAGTCCATTCGGGCCAGAACACATGGGGCACTCCGCGGCCCTCAAAATCAGCCCAACCCATCATTATCcccaccaccatcaccaccacaATCATCATATTGCAGGCCACAGTGAAGTGGTCTCCAGTCAAACGGGAGCTTTTGGCCCGGTGCAGGCGGCAACGGTCCCGTACTCTATGTCTCACACGGCCCAGGCGCTATCCGCAGGTAGGGACTTCCTCATTCGCCGAGATCTGACAGCTCAAGCCATGCCCGTGCTGACCGATCAGACTTCTGGTTCAGCCTCTCACCACGGAATGTTTGTCTCAACAACAGGTAGCTATCCGGGACACTATGGTCATCACCCCGACCCTGGGAACCATACGCTCTTCCCTGGACTTCATCACGAGCAGGCATCTACCGGAGCACCAGGTGGCCAAGCCTTGAACGGACAAATAAGGTTAGGAATACCTGCCGAAATGTACGTTCGTTCTGATCATTTGAGTCAAGTAGCGAGCTCCAGGGCAGACCCGTTTGCTGCTTCTCCTCTGCACGGATACGGCGGGCTGAATCTGAACATGAATCTCGGCGCACATCACCACCACGGAGCTGGCGCGTTTTTCCGTTACATGAGGCAGCCGATCAAGCAAGAGCTCATCTGCAAGTGGCAGGAGCCCGAGCACTCGGCGAAGAAACGTTGCTCCAAAACTTACAGCACCATGCACGAGCTAGTGACACATGTGACGGTGGAGCACGTCGGAGGACCGGAGCAAGCGAACCATATCTGTTTTTGGGAAGAGTGTCCACGAGAGGGGAAGCCGTTTAAAGCAAAGTACAAACTTGTGAATCACATCAGAGTGCACACCGGGGAGAAACCGTTTCCGTGTCCGTTCCCCGGCTGTGGAAAAGTATTTGCCCGATCGGAAAACTTGAAAATACACAAGAGGACGCACACAG GTGAAAAGCCTTTCAAATGCGAGTTTGACGGCTGTGACCGACGGTTCGCCAACAGCAGTGACCGGAAAAAGCATTCCCACGTACACACTAGCGATAAGCCGTACAACTGCAAAGTCAGAGGTTGTGACAAATCGTACACGCATCCCAGCTCATTGAGAAAACACATGAAGGTGCACTGCAAGTCTCCACCTCCGAGTTCTGGTTACGAATCATCGACTCCATCTCTCGTTTCTCCTTCATCGGACTTGGGAAGGGAGCCAGCTCCCTCTGCGCTCTCCGAGCCCCTCTCATCATCGTCCCAGCCGGCCAATTTAAGCGAATGGTACGTGTGTCACAGCTCCGGTGCCAGTGGCCCTCAGACCCCACCCAGCGGTGCATCCACACCGGGCCATGCAGAGGGGCCAGCGTACGGCAATCCTGAACGGAGGGACGCCTTCTAG